CGAGATCTCGCTGGCGGCATCCCGTAAAATTAAACTCAAACTGATGGCCGACGAGGGAAACCTCAACGCCGATCTGGTGCTCAAATTCCAGGAGACACCGGGCATCTTCTTTACCGTGATTCAAATTGGCGTCAACGCCGTCGCAATTCTGGCCGGTATTATCGGCGATGCGGCATTTTCCCCGACGTTTTCCATTCTGTTTGAACGCTTCATGTCACCCGAAGCCGCAGATAAAGTCAGCTTCATTTGTTCATTCGTCCTCGTCACCAGTCTGTTTATCCTGTTTGGCGACCTCACCCCGAAACGCATTGGTATGATTGCGCCGGAAGCCGTCGCGGTCCGCATAATCAACCCCATGCGCTTCTGCCTGTTTCTCTTCCGTCCACTGGTGTGGATCTTTAACGGCCTGGCTAATGTTATTTTCCGCCTGCTCAAGCTGCCGATGGTGCGTAAAGATGACATCACGTCCGATGATATTTACGCCGTGGTGGAAGCGGGTGCATTGGCTGGCGTGCTGCGTAAGCAGGAGCACGAACTGATCGAGAACGTATTTGAACTGGAATCCCGCACCGTGCCGTCTTCAATGACCTCACGCGAAAGCGTGGTTTATTTCGATCTGCGCGAGCAGGAAGACAGCATTAAGGAAAAGATCGCCCAGCAGCCGCATTCCAAGTTTCTGGTTTGCGATGGCACGATTGATCAGATCGTCGGCTACGTGGATTCCAAAGACCTGCTGATTCGGGTGTTGGGAAACCAGAGCCTGACGCTGAGTAGCGGCGTGCAGATTCGTCCAGCGCTGATCGTACCGGATACGCTGACGCTGTCCGAAGCGTTAGAAAGCTTTAAAACCGCGGGCGAAGACTTTGCGGTCATCCTGAACGAATATGCGCTGGTCGTCGGCATCATCACGCTTAACGACGTGATGACCACGCTGATGGGCGATCTCGTCGGTCAGGGAATGGAAGAACAGATTGTCGCGCGCGATGAGAATTCCTGGCTGGTTGAAGGCGGCACGCCAATAGAAGACGTGATGCGCGCGCTGAATATTGATGATTTCCCGCATTCCGGCAACTACGAAACCATCGGCGGCTTCATGATGTATACGCTGCGGAAAATCCCGAAACGGACCGATGCGGTGCGCTTCTCAGGCTATAAGTTTGAAGTGGTAGATATCGACAGCTACAAGATCGATCAGCTGTTGGTGACGCGTCTGGAAGACCGCCCGATTGTCTCATCAAGCGTGAAGATTGATAGCGACGATTAACCGCCAGAAGACATGCGTAACCCACCAGTCTTCATAACAAACCAAAACGGCCCGCTACGGGCCGTTTCTTTATCACTCATCCCATCTCAGCCTGAAGCCGGATGACCTGGCGATTCACTTCGGACATCACCAGAAGATGCTGCTTATCCTGTTTCTTTGGCAGTAGAATTTTGCCGTAGTCGAACTCAAAAGCACCAACCCCTTTTATGTACAGCCGCCCGCGAAACAGGGTTTTCACATATTTAGCGACTTTCAAAGGATTGTAACGTTCGAAAATCCTCATCGTTTTACTCTCCCGTTTTATTTTTCTACGCTCTCCCTTTCGCCAACATGACTGAGGTTCTGGAGCGCTAATGAGATAACGGATACTGCTAATTAGTACAGCAAAACGGCATTTAGTTCCCCACAGCCCAGTATTCTTAACTGCTTTTACAGATTTTTACAGAGTAGTGTTTAAGTAAACCCCTAGTCATCAGTATAAACCTTCAAAAACAAGGGTTTTGTGCACTCAGGCACAAACCGTTTTACTGCGAAGCAGGACAGACCAGTTTCCTGAATCTACGCTTATTCCATAGCCTGATCTTTTCCATCACTGACATCGCATCAGGTTCCCTACACAGAAGGACATACCATGATAAAAATACGCCACCTGCTCCTCGCTCTTGCTATCACGCCGCTGTTAGGGCTTGCCTCGCTTCCTGCCTCAGCCCATACGCTAGTGCTCAACCAATTGGTTCCTCCCGTCGGCGTCGCGGACAGAGGGGAACTTCAGTACCAGAATAATCAGTTTAGTTATAAAAACTGGAACAGCGCGCAATTGCCCGGAAAAGTACGGGTGATACAACATATCGCTGGCCGCACCTCCGCCAAAGAGATGAACGACCCGCTCATCTCCGCACTGAAGGCCGCTAACCTACCGCACGATTATTACCAAACGACGACAATCGTGAATACCGACGATGCCATTATCGGCACCAGCATGTTTGTGCGCAGTAGCCTTGAGGACAACAAGAAAGCCTTCCCGTGGTCGCAATTTATTGTCGATAGCAACGGTAACGTGCGGAAAACCTGGCAGCTACAGCCGCAAAGCTCAGCTATCGCCGTGCTGGATAAACAAGGGAAAGTCCGTTTCGTGAAGGATGGCGCACTGAATGGGCAGGAAGTGCAGCAGGTGATGTCCCTGCTGCGCCAGTTGCTGGAAGAGAAATAACAAACGAGAGCGTCTGGCAGGCTAAAATAAAGAGACGCGAAAGCCGGGGTTGAGGAAGGATTCACGCGGCGTATAGGATAACGGCTGTCCTTGCCAGTCGTGAATCTGTGCCCCGGCAGCCACCGCCACCGCGTGGCCCGCCGCCGTATCCCAAATGTTTGTCGGTCCGAAGCGCGGGTAAAGCTGTGCTTCGCCTTCCGCCACCAGACAAAATTTGAGCGATGACCCAATCGCCACCGTCTGGTGCTCGCCCAGTTGGTTGAGGTAGTCCTTTAATTCACGATCGGCATGAGAACGACTGACCACCACCAGCGGCGGGTGAGCCTGCTTCACCGTAATGTGCCGACGCTGGCCGTTCTCTTCTTTCCAGGCTTTACCTGCCGCCGCAGAATACATCACGCCCGTGACCGGTACATAAACCACACCCAGAACGGCTTGACCATGCTCGATCAGCGCAATATTCACCGTGAACTCACCATTGCGGCTGAGGAATTCTTTGGTGCCATCCAACGGATCAACCAGCCAATAGCGCTGCCAGTGCTGACGGATTTCCCATGTGGGCGGATCTTCTTCTGACAGCACGGGAATATCAGGGAACGCCGCGGTCAGCCCATCCTTAATGACCCGGTGCGCCGCCAGATCGGCGGCGGTCACTGGCGAATCATCGTTCTTATGCGCGACATCCACAGGATGTTGCCCTTCGTAAACCTGCATAATGGCAGTACCGGCATCGCGAGCCAGTTGGCAAACAGTTTCTAACATGATCAACCTCGTCGTTATCGGTTACGCGTAACGCAGACTTCATCTCTGTCATTCATTATACATCTGTGAGGCAATCTACGATTATTGCCATTATTGATGTCATCCTCAGTATTTAGAGACGATAATCACTTTAACTTCATCATGATATGAAAGACACCCCCGATCGCCTCACGCGTCGATAATCACCGCACAAGGAGTTACACAATGAAGCATTC
The genomic region above belongs to Pectobacterium colocasium and contains:
- a CDS encoding YtfJ family protein encodes the protein MIKIRHLLLALAITPLLGLASLPASAHTLVLNQLVPPVGVADRGELQYQNNQFSYKNWNSAQLPGKVRVIQHIAGRTSAKEMNDPLISALKAANLPHDYYQTTTIVNTDDAIIGTSMFVRSSLEDNKKAFPWSQFIVDSNGNVRKTWQLQPQSSAIAVLDKQGKVRFVKDGALNGQEVQQVMSLLRQLLEEK
- a CDS encoding hemolysin family protein, encoding MLNSLLLILCLIAISAFFSLSEISLAASRKIKLKLMADEGNLNADLVLKFQETPGIFFTVIQIGVNAVAILAGIIGDAAFSPTFSILFERFMSPEAADKVSFICSFVLVTSLFILFGDLTPKRIGMIAPEAVAVRIINPMRFCLFLFRPLVWIFNGLANVIFRLLKLPMVRKDDITSDDIYAVVEAGALAGVLRKQEHELIENVFELESRTVPSSMTSRESVVYFDLREQEDSIKEKIAQQPHSKFLVCDGTIDQIVGYVDSKDLLIRVLGNQSLTLSSGVQIRPALIVPDTLTLSEALESFKTAGEDFAVILNEYALVVGIITLNDVMTTLMGDLVGQGMEEQIVARDENSWLVEGGTPIEDVMRALNIDDFPHSGNYETIGGFMMYTLRKIPKRTDAVRFSGYKFEVVDIDSYKIDQLLVTRLEDRPIVSSSVKIDSDD
- a CDS encoding DUF1107 domain-containing protein — translated: MRIFERYNPLKVAKYVKTLFRGRLYIKGVGAFEFDYGKILLPKKQDKQHLLVMSEVNRQVIRLQAEMG
- the cysQ gene encoding 3'(2'),5'-bisphosphate nucleotidase CysQ, with the translated sequence MLETVCQLARDAGTAIMQVYEGQHPVDVAHKNDDSPVTAADLAAHRVIKDGLTAAFPDIPVLSEEDPPTWEIRQHWQRYWLVDPLDGTKEFLSRNGEFTVNIALIEHGQAVLGVVYVPVTGVMYSAAAGKAWKEENGQRRHITVKQAHPPLVVVSRSHADRELKDYLNQLGEHQTVAIGSSLKFCLVAEGEAQLYPRFGPTNIWDTAAGHAVAVAAGAQIHDWQGQPLSYTPRESFLNPGFRVSLF